A stretch of the Lactuca sativa cultivar Salinas chromosome 9, Lsat_Salinas_v11, whole genome shotgun sequence genome encodes the following:
- the LOC111903186 gene encoding uncharacterized protein LOC111903186, with translation MFVSIVSGLEPFNGPHITFFIYPCFCPPLLQSPPDIPPPSQTVLLMADSKKYCPILYKNLSWSPEIQRRTEWKRLKAQQRRRFRRSKSLDASSDNSDITDDDIKELTACFELGFGFDTSNDMDPKLTQAFPALELYAAVNRQFNNRNLSRTSSTNSDSSSSSSNSNVSSSLIVDPSDDPEKVKMRLRRWAQVVACSIHHASRQPKTEVAEYTSE, from the exons ATGTTCGTCAGTATCGTATCAGGACTCGAACCCTTCAATGGACCCCACATAACCTTCTTTATATACCCTTGCTTCTGTCCTCCTCTCCTTCAGTCCCCACCCGATATTCCTCCGCCGTCGCAGACGGTGTTGCTCATGGCTGACTCGAAGAAATACTGTCCGATTCTATACAAGAATCTCtcatggtcacccgaaatccaaCGCAGAACAGAATGGAAGAGGTTGAAGGCCCAACAGCGCCGCCGTTTCCGCCGCAGCAAGAGCCTTGATGCTTCTTCTGATAATTCTGACATTACTGACGATGATATCAAGGAGCTCACAGCTTGCTTCGAGTTGGGTTTTGGATTCGATACGTCTAACGACATGGATCCAAAACTAACACAAGCTTTTCCTGCACTTGAGTTGTACGCCGCCGTTAATCGGCAGTTTAACAACCGGAATCTGTCGAGAACTTCGTCTACTAACtccgattcttcttcttcttcttctaactcCAATGTATCTTCAAGTCTCATTGTGGATCCAA GCGATGATCCGGAGAAGGTGAAGATGAGATTAAGGCGGTGGGCGCAAGTGGTTGCTTGCTCGATTCATCATGCTTCTAGACAACCTAAAACAGAAGTTGCAGAATATACATCAGAATAG